GTTATGACTAAAACCGACAAGCTCAAACGAAGCCAGCTTAATTTAGCCATTAGCAAATTGAAGAGAATTTTGTACGGCGATGAAAGCGAGGGAAATTTAATTCCGTTTTCCGCCAAAAACAATACTGGGAGAAAAGAGGTTTTACAATGGATACGCAGGGCGGTCGCATAGAGAGAAAAAACCGCGTCGTAGTCGGCTCACAGTGGGGCGATGAAGGTAAAGGCAAAGTTGTTGATTTACTTTCCCGAGAAGCCGATATGGTTGCCCGCTTTCAGGGCGGCAACAACGCCGGTCACACGATTGTCGTTGAAGGTCAAAAATATATTTTGCACCTGATTCCGTCGGGTATAATCCATCCCGGAAAAGTTTGCCTGATTGGCAACGGTGTCGTCCTCGATCCTTTTGTCTTTATCGAAGAATTGGATACGCTGAAAAAAGCCGGAATCGATTATACCGACCGTATATTTATCTCTGCCGCTACTAATCTGATTATGCCGTATCACCTCGCTCTGGACGGATTTGAAGAAGGTCAGCGGGGCAAAAAGGGTATCGGTACGACCGGACGCGGCATCGGTCCTGCTTATCAGGATAAAGTCGAACGGACTGGTATCAGACTGGCCGATTTGTTCGACGATAATAGGCTGCGTGACAAAATCGAAACCCATTGCCGTAATAAAAAATATATGCTCGACCAACTCCCCCCGGAAAAACAAGTTGACTGTGAAAAACTAATGGGCGAATTGATTGCCGTGCGTCCGATTTTCAAATCGATGATGACCGATACGTCCCTGATGCTGCATGAAGGGCATCAGAGCGGAGCCGTGATTTTGTTTGAGGGCGCTCAGGGAGCGATGCTCGATGTTGATCTGGGAACTTATCCATATTGCACGTCATCGAATACGACCGTCGGCGGAGCTTTGACCGGACTGGGGATCGGCCCGGGGATGATTGATGAAGTCGTTGGTATCGTCAAGGCCTACACCACCCGCGTCGGGGGAGGACCGTTCCCGACCGAACTGGATAATTCAATCGGAGAAAAGCTGCGTAAACATGGCGGAGAATTCGGAGCTACTACCGGCCGCCCGCGGCGAACGGGATGGCTCGATTTGGTTCAGCTCAAACACGCCTGCCGCATAAACGGCATCGACAAAATCGCGATAACTAAACTCGACGTCCTTGATCATTTCGATGAAATCAATGTTTGCACCGTTTATGAACTCGACGGTGAGATAATCGAAAATATCCCGACCGATATGCGCCGCATCGCCGATGTCAAACCGATTTACAAGACTTTTGACGGCTGGCAAAAATCAACTCAGGGAGTGACTTCATACACCGAACTGCCTCAGAAGGCTCGCGAGTACGTCGGTTTCATCTGCCGGGAACTTAATGTAGAACTGTTGCTCCTCTCCACCGGCCCCGCAAGAGAGCAGACGGTACTGGTGTGAGATTTTACAATTGGGATTAATTGAGTGCGATTTATCCGAAGGGATAACTATTCATTTCCCTTCTCCCACATGCAACAATTACACTTCGTTTTTCGTTTAATATTTAGCGGCAAGAGGGGCTAAATTTTTGTATATTCTACACTATTATGACTATACGTTTCACTCAAAATAAATATCAATCAGAAAGGGATTTATTATGAGGAGTTACCGCGTAGTCGCGGTCGTCTGTGTGGCGATGGCGGCTTTTTTTGTATCATCGATTTTAGCCGATGACCTGCCCGAGCTGAAATTTGAAAAATACACCCTGCCTAACGGGTTGGATGTGATCCTGTATGAAGATCATACCATACCGATGGTAACGGTCAATGTTTACTATCATGTCGGTTCGAAAAACGAGGTCCGGGGAAGAACCGGGTTTGCTCATTTATTTGAGCATTTGATGTTTCAGGGTTCGGAACATCATGACGTCTTGTTTGCCGAAGATATTGCTGTCTTTGGTGGAATCAATAACGGGGGAACCAATTCCGATGGAACCCGCTACTGGGAAACTATGCCCAGCAATTATCTGAAAAAATCTCTCTGGCTGGAAGCCGACCGAATGGGATACCTTTTGCCGGCCATGACCCAGGAGCGCCTTGACAATCAGCGCAGCGTGGTCATCAATGAAAAACGTCAAAACTACGATGAAGCGCCTTATGGCCAAGTGCGTGTACTACTCCGTGAAATGCTCTATCCGCCGCATCATCCTTATAGCTGGATTACGATAGGATACACTGAGGATTTGGAAGCGGCTACAATGGACGATGTCTCAGGATTTTTCAAAACCTGGTATGCGCCCAATAATGCTTCGCTTTGCATTGCGGGTGATTTTGATCCTGCCCAGGCTAAGAAATGGGTAGATGAATATTTCGGACCGATTCCTTCGGGGCCCAAAGTGAAGCGAAAT
The genomic region above belongs to Candidatus Zixiibacteriota bacterium and contains:
- a CDS encoding adenylosuccinate synthase, whose product is MDTQGGRIERKNRVVVGSQWGDEGKGKVVDLLSREADMVARFQGGNNAGHTIVVEGQKYILHLIPSGIIHPGKVCLIGNGVVLDPFVFIEELDTLKKAGIDYTDRIFISAATNLIMPYHLALDGFEEGQRGKKGIGTTGRGIGPAYQDKVERTGIRLADLFDDNRLRDKIETHCRNKKYMLDQLPPEKQVDCEKLMGELIAVRPIFKSMMTDTSLMLHEGHQSGAVILFEGAQGAMLDVDLGTYPYCTSSNTTVGGALTGLGIGPGMIDEVVGIVKAYTTRVGGGPFPTELDNSIGEKLRKHGGEFGATTGRPRRTGWLDLVQLKHACRINGIDKIAITKLDVLDHFDEINVCTVYELDGEIIENIPTDMRRIADVKPIYKTFDGWQKSTQGVTSYTELPQKAREYVGFICRELNVELLLLSTGPAREQTVLV